DNA sequence from the Paenibacillus azoreducens genome:
CGCCGATGCCTGCCTTGCGGGTTGGAAGCTGAGTGGTAATCCCCACTTTCCCACCTTCCTGCCCTTCTAATGTACGCGGCGTCATCGTCACGTTAAACACTTCATCTCCGCGGCGGATCGTCCACTTCATCGGTTTACCTTTGGACTTGGCCGTCATATCGATCATTTTCTGAGAATCGGTACCGATTCTGACACCATTGACCGTGTCGATAATGTCGCCTTTTTTCAAATGGGCTTCATCCGCCGGCATCCCTTTCGAGACTTCCCCGATGACGATGTACGTCGGATTCTCAAGCGGAATTCCAGCCATTTGTAAATGAACTCCGAACAAAATAAACGCCAATATAAAGTTCATCAGAGGTCCCGCAAAAATGGACAACGCCCGTTGGCCGACCGACTTGCTGGCAAACTGGCGATCCCGCGGAGCGATTTGCGTTTCCTGGGATTTTGCCACCAGCATCGCCTGCGGATGGACCGGGTACTGCTGGATTTCACCATCCACGTCCAGACGGATTTTCAAGCTGTCCGTCAAATCGATGAACTCCACTTCCCCGCGGATTACGTTTTTGCGGTTGTCCAATTGATCCAAATAGATCTTTTTAACTTCATCGTCCTTGACCCGAATCGCGACCGTTTGCCCCGGATGGATCTCCACGAGCTCCGGATCTTCACCGGCCATGCGGGCATAACCTCCAAACGGCAGTAAACGAAGCGTAAATTGGGTCTCGCCGCGTTTATAAGAAAAAAGCTTCGGACCAAAGCCGATCGCAAACTCCCGCACCAAAATGCCGGCGCGTTTAGCGAAATAATAATGTCCCCACTCATGCACGGTTACAATGACGAAAAACATGAGCACTGTCAAAAAAACTACCTGCACCATTTCCAATTCATCGCATCCCCCTTCTTTGTCTGAGACCGAAGCTGCATAATCCATAAATCAATGGCATCCATGGATTCTAAGGCAGATTCATTATCCATCACGGCGGACTAATGCAGTCCCCTGATTTATACGGATGAAAGCATCCAGGCTCGTCTGCGTTTTTAGTCTTTATAGATTATCATTATTCTCCGGCCCCGCACAAGAGAATCACTAATCGCTATTGAGCCATTTTTTAGATAAGGGAGAAGAGTGGGTTGCCTGCGGTTAAGAAATTCCAGCCGCATATTACAGCTTGGCCGCAATTTCCCGGGTGAGCTTGTCGCAAGCTTCAATTTCCGCAAGTTCAGGTTCCGGAATGTTGCTATGCTGATCAAGCACTCTTTCGATGATATCCTCAATTTGCAAAAATGAAATCTCTTTGCGCAGAAACCGCGCAACCGCCACCTCGTTTGCGGCGTTGAATGCAGTGGTGGCTGTACCACCCATTTTACCACAATCATAAGCCGCTCTTAAACACGGGAAGCGCCCGAAGTCCATTTCGCGAAAATGAAGTTTTCCTACCTCAGCCAACGACAGGCGTTTTGAAGGGGATTCCCAACGTTCGGGATACGTGAGCGCATATTGAATCGGCACCCGCATA
Encoded proteins:
- the rseP gene encoding RIP metalloprotease RseP, whose product is MEMVQVVFLTVLMFFVIVTVHEWGHYYFAKRAGILVREFAIGFGPKLFSYKRGETQFTLRLLPFGGYARMAGEDPELVEIHPGQTVAIRVKDDEVKKIYLDQLDNRKNVIRGEVEFIDLTDSLKIRLDVDGEIQQYPVHPQAMLVAKSQETQIAPRDRQFASKSVGQRALSIFAGPLMNFILAFILFGVHLQMAGIPLENPTYIVIGEVSKGMPADEAHLKKGDIIDTVNGVRIGTDSQKMIDMTAKSKGKPMKWTIRRGDEVFNVTMTPRTLEGQEGGKVGITTQLPTRKAGIGETFTGAGAAMVDWTKITFQSFGKLIKKFNMNDIGGPVRTFEVTGQIAKQGIVQLTYWAAILSLYLGIFNLLPIPAMDGSRLVFLGVEAVRGKPIDPGREGMVHFVGFAMLFLLMIAVTYNDILRLING